One region of Rattus norvegicus strain BN/NHsdMcwi chromosome 13, GRCr8, whole genome shotgun sequence genomic DNA includes:
- the Glrx2 gene encoding glutaredoxin-2, mitochondrial 1 (1 is encoded by transcript variant 1), whose amino-acid sequence MSWYRAASVGRRLVASGRILAGRRGAAGAAGSGMGNSTSSFWGKSATTPVNQIQETISNNCVVIFSKSSCSYCSMAKKIFHDMNVNYKVVELDMVEYGSQFQEALYKMTGERTVPRIFVNGIFIGGAADTHRLHKEGKLLPLVHQCYLNKSKRKDVE is encoded by the exons ATGTCCTGGTACCGCGCGGCTTCGGTGGGGAGGCGGCTGGTGGCGAGCGGGAGGATCTTGGCGGGGCGGCGCGGCGCGGCTGGAGCTGCGGGCTCGGG aatGGGAAACAGCACATCCTCGTTTTGGGGGAAGTCAGCCACTACTCCTGTGAACCAGATCCAA gaaaCAATTTCTAATAATTGTGTGGTGATTTTCTCAAAATCATCCTGCTCTTACTGTTCAATGGCCAAGAAGATTTTCCATGACATGAATGTCAACTATAAAGTCGTGGAGTTGGATATGGTGGAATATGGTAGCCAGTTTCAAGAGGCTCTTTACAAGATGACTGGAGAAAGAACT GTTCCCAGGATATTTGTGAATGGAATATTTATCGGAGGTGCGGCCGACACTCACAGGCTTCACAAAGAAGGGAAATTGCTGCCTCTGGTTCACCAGTGCTATTTAAACAAAAGCAAGAGGAAAGACGTCGAATGA
- the Glrx2 gene encoding glutaredoxin-2, mitochondrial isoform X2, with the protein MGNSTSSFWGKSATTPVNQIQETISNNCVVIFSKSSCSYCSMAKKIFHDMNVNYKVVELDMVEYGSQFQEALYKMTGERTVPRIFVNGIFIGGAADTHRLHKEGKLLPLVHQCYLNKSKRKDVE; encoded by the exons atGGGAAACAGCACATCCTCGTTTTGGGGGAAGTCAGCCACTACTCCTGTGAACCAGATCCAA gaaaCAATTTCTAATAATTGTGTGGTGATTTTCTCAAAATCATCCTGCTCTTACTGTTCAATGGCCAAGAAGATTTTCCATGACATGAATGTCAACTATAAAGTCGTGGAGTTGGATATGGTGGAATATGGTAGCCAGTTTCAAGAGGCTCTTTACAAGATGACTGGAGAAAGAACT GTTCCCAGGATATTTGTGAATGGAATATTTATCGGAGGTGCGGCCGACACTCACAGGCTTCACAAAGAAGGGAAATTGCTGCCTCTGGTTCACCAGTGCTATTTAAACAAAAGCAAGAGGAAAGACGTCGAATGA